Within the Cinclus cinclus chromosome 27, bCinCin1.1, whole genome shotgun sequence genome, the region CACTTGTGTGTGTTTAGTCTCTTATGCAAAGATCACTCCTCTCTGGATGCATTTCCTTTGTGTGCCCAGGTCCCATCAGCAGCATCCTGGTGAACAAGTATGGCAGCCGGCCCATCATGATTGCAGGAGGCTGCCTCTCTGGCTGTGGGCTGATCGCAGCCTCCTTCTGCAACACGGTGGAGGAGCTCTACTTCTGCGTTGGGGTCATTGGGGGTAAGTGATAGCTCTGCCCTAGTGGGGCACTGAAAGGAGCAACTTCAACCCAGTAATTATTAGTTGATGTCTGAATTTGCGTAAATTCTGGTTCTTGTCACTGCCTGGTGCCTCATCTTCAGCTGGCAAAAGGGGCTGactcctgctcctggagctgggaagtgGATGTGTCAGGTGTTGGAATGGACAGTCTGGGGCactggtggagtcaccatccctggaagtgttcagaaagCATGTGGACATAGCACTTGGGGCTGTGGGTTAATAATGGTGGACCTGGCAGCACTGGGCACAATGGTTGGACTCCGTGTTCTTAAatggcttttccaacctaaatgattccatgattctaagaTGTAAGTGGAGCTGTGAACTCCCCAGAACTGAAAAACCTTGCTTGTTCCACCAGCCcttctgccagtgctgctgggggTATCCAAGCCCTGAgccccttctctctctcctgcagGCCTTGGACTTGCCTTCAACTTGAACCCCGCCTTAACCATGATCGGCAAGTACTTCTTCAAGAAGCGTCCACTGGCCAACGGGCTGGCGATGGCAGGCAGCCCCGTCTTCCTCTCTACCCTGGCACCCGTCAACCAGCTCTTCTTTGGCATATTTGGCTGGCGTGGCAGCTTCCTCATCCTGGGTGGCCTCCTGCTGAACTGCTGTGTGGCTGGATCTCTGATGCGGCCCATAGGTCCCAAGCCAGATCAGCTAAAGAAAGAGGCCAGTAAGGAagtgcagcaggaggctgggaaGGCACGGAAAAAGGATGATGGTGACACCAGCACAGACCTCATTGATGGAAAGGCCAAGAAAGAGAAGACCTCGTTATTCCAGACAATCAACAAATTCTTGGATCTGTCTCTGTTCACACACAGGGGCTTCCTGCTCTATCTGTCAGGCAATGTAATCATGTTCTTCGGGTTGTTTGCTCCCTTGGTCTTCCTCAGCAATTATGCAAAGAGCAAGAAGATTGCTAGTGACTCTGCAGCCTTCCTGCTCTCCATACTGGCCTTTGTGGACATGGTGGCCAGACCTTCCATGGGACTGGTGGCAAACACCAAGTGGATCAGACCCCGCATCCAGTATTTCTTTGCCATCTCTATTATTTACAATGGGGTTTGCCACCTTCTGGCCCCCATGTCCACCAGCTATGCTGGTTTCTGCATTTATGCTGGCTTCTTTGGCTTTGCCTTTGGCTGGCTGAGCTCGATCCTGTTTGAGACCCTGATGGACCTGGTGGGAGCTCAGCGGTTCTCCAGCGCTGTTGGCCTGGTGACCATCGTGGAGTGCTGCCCTGTGCTTCTGGGACCCCCTATGCTAGGTAGGGTGTGCTGTGCCAAGAGGACTCACTTGATGACATGGTTTTAATGGGATGGTGCTGGGTTGATGATTGAACCtggtgatcttaaaggtctttgccagccttaatgattctttGAGTCTGGCTGTCCTGCCTGGACTTGCTGAGTGGTGGTAGTGGGTTCCCTTGAGCCGTgggcagcctggcacagggtagggggagcagggaatggggaatgaaGGAATGGGGGACAGGTTCTTGCCTGAATGTGAGGGTGATGGGTTTGGGCTGCTCTTGGTAGTGTGTCCATGGAGATGGAGATGCtctcacctggagctgctctggaggcATCTTGCTAAACTGTCCCCTCTCTTATCTCTTAGGGAAGCTCAATGACATGTATGGTGACTACAAGTATACGTACTGGGCCTGCGGGGTTGTCCTGATCATCGCTGGGATCTACCTCTTCATTGGGATGGGCATTAACTATCGCCTGGTGGCAAAGGAGCAGAAGGCAGAGGAGAAAGCAAAGAatgaagggaaggaggaagagaccAATGTTGATGAGGCTGAGAAGCAGAAAGAGGCAAACAATGATGTGGCCCCCTCACCTCAGAAGAATGTGGAGGATGGTGTCAAAGAGGAGGAGAGCCGCATGTGAGGGACCGGTCTTAATCCCAGAGTGTCGGGGAAGCGGCGCTGCCCTGGCGCGGCGGCCGGGGCAGAGCTCCGCTGGCGCTGGGTGGCTGTAAGAAGTGTTTAAACCGGGTGTTCATTTCCAAACAGGCTCTGAATTGTCTTTCCATCTGTGTTAAACAAAGGTAACAGGACTACACATGCAGTATCCTCGTGTGTCCAGGGGCAGGGGGGCTTTTATAGTTTGGCTTTTTAACAGTAACATGAATGTACTAATATGTGCCTTACAGTCTCCATATCTAGCTGAATCTGAATGAGCCTTAACTCTAAACTGTGCTTTAGCTCTGTATTCTgctt harbors:
- the SLC16A1 gene encoding monocarboxylate transporter 1 is translated as MPPAIGGPVGYTPPEGGWGWAVVIGAFISIGFSYAFPKSITVFFKEIEVIFNASSSKVSWISSIMLAVMYAGGPISSILVNKYGSRPIMIAGGCLSGCGLIAASFCNTVEELYFCVGVIGGLGLAFNLNPALTMIGKYFFKKRPLANGLAMAGSPVFLSTLAPVNQLFFGIFGWRGSFLILGGLLLNCCVAGSLMRPIGPKPDQLKKEASKEVQQEAGKARKKDDGDTSTDLIDGKAKKEKTSLFQTINKFLDLSLFTHRGFLLYLSGNVIMFFGLFAPLVFLSNYAKSKKIASDSAAFLLSILAFVDMVARPSMGLVANTKWIRPRIQYFFAISIIYNGVCHLLAPMSTSYAGFCIYAGFFGFAFGWLSSILFETLMDLVGAQRFSSAVGLVTIVECCPVLLGPPMLGKLNDMYGDYKYTYWACGVVLIIAGIYLFIGMGINYRLVAKEQKAEEKAKNEGKEEETNVDEAEKQKEANNDVAPSPQKNVEDGVKEEESRM